A stretch of DNA from Sulfurimonas crateris:
ACTTCTCAAAGTCCGATTTATCATAATAATTTCTTGCAATTCCTGACTGATTAGTTACAACGATAATGAGATATCCAAGATTTTGATAATGCCTACAAAGCTCAAATATTCCATCTATAAACTTAAAATCTTCTATCTTGTAAAGATAGTTAAGCTCAATATTTATAACACCGTCACGATCTAAAAAAAGTGCTTTTTTCATAAAATATCAGTTAACACCATCACCAAAAATCTCTTTTTCTATAATATCACATATAATATGCCCAATTAATATATGAGACTCTTGTATTCTAGGTGTAGAATCTGATGGCACTACTAAAGCTATATCAGCCATTTTCGCCATCTCTCCACCATCTCTGCCAACCAGAGCTACAGTTTTTATACCTTTTTGCTTTGCAACTTCAAATGCATTAATAATATTTTTTGAGTTACCTGAAGTGGATATGCCGAAAAATATATCGCCCTCTTGCCCCATACCCTCAAGCTGACGTGAAAAGACCTTGTCATAGCCGTAATCATTTCCAATAGCTGTCAGGTTAGATGTGTCTGTCGTGAGCGCAAGAGATGGAATAGAAGGTCTGTCAAATCCATACCTGCCGACAAGTTCTGCAGCAATATGTTGTGCATCAGCTGCACTTCCGCCGTTTCCTGCCAGTATAGTTTTATTTTTACCTTTATATAGTTCTACACACGCTCTGCAGACCTCTACAATTTTATTTAATAACTCTTCATTTTCATAAATAGCTTGTTTTGTCTCATATGATTTTTTTATCTGATCTTTTATATAATTTTTCATA
This window harbors:
- the gmhA gene encoding D-sedoheptulose 7-phosphate isomerase — translated: MKNYIKDQIKKSYETKQAIYENEELLNKIVEVCRACVELYKGKNKTILAGNGGSAADAQHIAAELVGRYGFDRPSIPSLALTTDTSNLTAIGNDYGYDKVFSRQLEGMGQEGDIFFGISTSGNSKNIINAFEVAKQKGIKTVALVGRDGGEMAKMADIALVVPSDSTPRIQESHILIGHIICDIIEKEIFGDGVN